One Phycisphaerae bacterium RAS2 DNA window includes the following coding sequences:
- a CDS encoding FlgN protein: protein MTATAKNIPMPASQSVDALVRLLDQLIARHETLHTVIADKLEAMRRSNVPAMLEASAREAAVADEILKLDQQRATVATDLATRMQWPANVTVRVRALAARLEPAEAKKLIDRADVLREKMLAVARANRVVELVCKQMLQHMKAVFTDLVQPDDSNKTYSAGGGVERPAGPQVFNTVV from the coding sequence ATGACGGCAACAGCGAAGAACATTCCGATGCCCGCTTCGCAGAGCGTTGACGCGCTGGTGCGGCTGCTTGATCAGTTGATCGCACGGCACGAAACGCTGCACACGGTGATCGCGGACAAGCTGGAGGCGATGCGCCGGTCGAATGTGCCGGCGATGCTGGAAGCTTCGGCGCGCGAAGCGGCGGTGGCGGACGAGATTTTGAAGCTGGATCAGCAGCGCGCGACGGTCGCGACGGATCTGGCGACGCGGATGCAGTGGCCGGCGAACGTGACGGTTCGGGTTCGGGCGCTGGCGGCGCGGCTGGAACCGGCGGAGGCGAAGAAGCTGATCGATCGCGCGGACGTGCTGCGGGAAAAGATGCTGGCGGTGGCGCGGGCCAATCGCGTGGTGGAGCTGGTCTGCAAGCAGATGCTCCAGCACATGAAGGCGGTGTTCACCGACCTCGTGCAGCCGGACGACTCGAACAAGACGTACTCGGCGGGCGGCGGGGTCGAACGACCGGCCGGTCCGCAGGTGTTTAACACGGTGGTATGA
- the flgK gene encoding Flagellar hook-associated protein 1, whose protein sequence is MGLSSALGIGRSALAAYQAALQVVGHNIANAGTPGYARNVANLSAVPGASLGVGQVGYGVTVTGVRRNVSEALNARLRTAGSNVQSSVAQRDVMARIEGIFNPLGDTNLGSLMGEFFKTVGDLQNNPQNTASRSIVTTSAGAVIDKIRSMRTDLLALRTDANREIEVAVQQADQLASQIASLNVQISTAEASSGGTAAGLRDQRDQLLGQLSDLFEITVREQPSGAINVYLGNDALIQFGESFGLKTTTEIDANGLASVVVRYKHHNGPVDATSGRIPGLITARDSYGQSQLDRLDAMASALIHEVNKLHASGKGLQGFSSVMGTYAATDPSLALSATGNGITFPPKTGSFFIDVKDDATGVSTRHQVHIDLDGIGSDSSLNSVAADITANVPGVTATVLADGRLQLSSAAGSTFSFADDTSGFLAAVGVNTFFAGSTSRDIEINSVVKSNVAFLAAGKTDLPGDGSNATDIAALQNKVVTALGASLNEYYASTVAEIAVTSASTQGAYDAGAIVFESLTNQRESISGVNMDEEAISMITYQRAYEGAARYMTVVDEMLQVLLGIVR, encoded by the coding sequence ATGGGACTTAGTTCAGCCCTAGGGATTGGTCGCTCGGCGCTGGCTGCGTATCAGGCGGCGCTGCAGGTTGTCGGCCACAACATCGCCAACGCGGGGACGCCGGGCTACGCGCGGAACGTTGCGAATCTGTCGGCCGTGCCGGGTGCGAGCCTGGGTGTGGGCCAGGTCGGCTACGGCGTGACCGTAACCGGTGTGCGGCGCAACGTGAGCGAGGCGCTCAATGCGCGGCTGCGAACGGCCGGTTCGAACGTGCAATCGTCGGTCGCGCAGCGCGACGTGATGGCGCGAATCGAGGGCATTTTCAATCCGCTGGGGGACACGAATCTCGGCTCGCTCATGGGCGAGTTTTTCAAGACCGTCGGCGACCTGCAGAACAATCCGCAAAACACCGCTTCGCGCAGCATCGTCACGACGAGCGCCGGCGCGGTCATCGACAAGATTCGCTCGATGCGAACCGACCTCCTCGCGCTTCGCACCGACGCCAACCGCGAGATTGAAGTTGCCGTGCAGCAGGCCGACCAGCTCGCGTCGCAGATCGCGTCGCTCAACGTGCAGATCAGCACGGCCGAAGCGTCGTCGGGCGGGACGGCCGCCGGTCTGCGCGACCAGCGCGATCAGTTGCTCGGTCAGCTTTCGGATTTGTTTGAGATCACGGTGCGCGAGCAGCCCTCGGGGGCGATCAACGTGTACCTCGGCAACGACGCGCTGATTCAGTTCGGCGAGTCGTTCGGGCTGAAGACCACGACGGAAATCGATGCCAACGGGCTGGCTTCGGTCGTTGTGCGGTACAAGCACCACAACGGCCCGGTCGATGCCACGAGCGGGCGCATCCCCGGGTTGATTACGGCGCGAGATTCGTACGGGCAGTCGCAACTCGACCGGCTCGATGCGATGGCGTCGGCGCTGATACACGAAGTCAACAAGCTGCACGCAAGCGGCAAAGGGTTGCAGGGCTTCTCAAGCGTGATGGGGACGTACGCGGCGACGGATCCGAGCCTGGCGCTTTCGGCGACGGGCAACGGCATCACGTTTCCGCCAAAGACCGGCTCGTTCTTCATCGACGTGAAGGACGACGCGACCGGCGTCTCCACGCGGCACCAGGTTCACATCGATCTGGACGGCATCGGCAGCGATTCGTCGCTCAACTCGGTCGCGGCGGACATCACCGCGAACGTGCCGGGTGTTACGGCGACGGTCCTGGCCGACGGTCGCTTGCAGCTTTCGTCCGCCGCGGGCAGTACGTTTTCCTTCGCGGATGACACCTCGGGTTTTCTGGCGGCGGTGGGCGTGAACACGTTTTTCGCCGGCAGCACGAGCCGCGACATCGAGATCAACTCGGTGGTGAAGAGCAATGTCGCCTTTCTGGCAGCGGGCAAGACCGATCTACCCGGCGACGGCTCGAATGCGACGGACATCGCGGCGCTGCAGAACAAGGTTGTCACGGCGCTGGGCGCCTCGTTGAACGAGTACTACGCCTCGACGGTGGCGGAGATCGCGGTGACCTCAGCGAGCACGCAAGGTGCGTACGACGCCGGCGCGATCGTGTTCGAATCGCTGACGAATCAACGCGAAAGCATCAGCGGCGTGAACATGGACGAAGAGGCGATTTCGATGATTACGTATCAGCGGGCCTACGAGGGCGCCGCGCGATACATGACCGTCGTGGATGAAATGCTCCAGGTGCTGTTGGGCATCGTACGGTAA
- the flgL gene encoding Flagellar hook-associated protein 3 — translation MGLGGISRVSSNMQALAMLNQLQRNTVRLAYDQQRLASGKQLLSVSDNPLAAEKISRLNQSLQRQDQILQNLRHADNYLTAADSSLVDVSDLLTQAARIASEQAGSLQSAEERASQVTVVDGLIDQLLNIGNRQYQGDYLFGGRQSRLAPLATGSGRVTLQGDFAGRQTLVGEDLALPFSIPLADLYGLNSEVSGGFVDFDVQLDPAGRINELGGFANTGIRLGVIRVTETGPNIAFDVDFTGAETINDLIARFNDAAANAGATLSLGVSPADGGALRVTSGGGNGIAVADIGNGTTAFDIGLRGTVGAGTPLDGGNLNRRVTGTTRLVDLQPGGMALPDGVVITSGSRTVNVSFAGATRVQDVLNALNSAGVGVRASITADGRSIQIENLIAGTPLIIGENGAGTDAQALGIKTIDRGVSLARVNNQRGIHPVSGNDMRITNANGVAFEVDLTGAKTIGDVIDAINAASTLAGAGVTASTSQGGAGLRLTGPAGPDNLMVEAVNLSPVAAELGILKSGSPTALEGDNVAPFTQPGIFSALYRLRDALLSDNSSEITEAGSQINALQRDMATVQGQVGAASKAMRDRLQQTDDAVVATRILLSELEEIDYTEAVTRFQQAQTALQASLLSSSRISNLSLLDFLQ, via the coding sequence ATGGGTCTGGGCGGAATCAGTCGAGTTTCGAGCAACATGCAGGCGCTGGCCATGCTCAACCAGCTCCAGCGCAACACCGTGCGCCTGGCGTACGACCAGCAGCGGCTCGCCAGCGGCAAGCAGTTGCTTTCCGTCAGCGACAATCCGCTCGCGGCCGAGAAGATCAGCCGACTCAACCAGTCGCTCCAGCGGCAGGATCAAATTCTTCAGAACCTTCGGCACGCCGACAACTACCTCACGGCGGCCGACTCGTCGCTGGTGGACGTGAGCGACCTGCTGACCCAGGCCGCTCGAATCGCCAGCGAGCAGGCCGGCAGCCTGCAAAGCGCCGAAGAGCGCGCCTCGCAGGTCACGGTTGTGGACGGACTGATCGACCAGTTGCTGAACATCGGCAACCGTCAATATCAGGGTGATTACCTGTTCGGCGGGCGGCAATCGCGCCTCGCGCCGCTTGCGACGGGGAGCGGCCGTGTGACGCTGCAGGGCGACTTCGCCGGACGGCAGACGCTGGTCGGCGAGGACCTCGCGCTGCCGTTCAGCATCCCGCTGGCCGACCTTTACGGATTGAACAGCGAAGTGAGCGGCGGGTTTGTCGATTTTGACGTGCAGCTTGATCCGGCGGGACGCATCAACGAACTCGGCGGGTTCGCGAACACGGGCATTCGGCTGGGCGTGATCCGCGTGACGGAGACCGGGCCGAACATCGCATTCGATGTGGACTTCACCGGCGCCGAGACGATCAACGACCTGATCGCGCGATTCAACGACGCGGCGGCCAATGCCGGCGCGACCTTGAGCCTCGGCGTCAGTCCGGCCGACGGCGGCGCGCTGCGCGTCACGAGCGGCGGCGGCAACGGCATCGCCGTTGCGGACATCGGCAACGGGACGACGGCATTCGACATCGGCCTGCGCGGGACGGTTGGCGCGGGCACTCCGCTGGACGGCGGCAATCTGAATCGCCGCGTTACGGGTACGACGCGCCTTGTGGACCTGCAGCCAGGTGGCATGGCACTGCCCGATGGCGTCGTAATCACCAGCGGCAGTCGGACCGTGAACGTCAGTTTCGCCGGCGCGACGCGCGTTCAGGATGTGTTGAACGCGTTGAACTCGGCCGGCGTCGGTGTTCGGGCGTCAATCACCGCGGACGGTCGCTCGATTCAGATTGAGAACCTGATCGCGGGCACGCCGCTGATAATTGGTGAAAACGGCGCGGGGACCGACGCCCAGGCCCTGGGAATCAAGACGATCGACCGGGGTGTTTCGTTGGCGCGGGTGAACAACCAGCGCGGCATTCATCCTGTAAGCGGAAATGATATGCGAATTACGAACGCAAACGGTGTTGCGTTTGAAGTTGATTTGACCGGCGCGAAGACCATCGGCGATGTGATCGATGCGATCAACGCGGCTTCGACGCTGGCCGGCGCGGGCGTGACGGCGAGCACGTCGCAGGGCGGTGCGGGTCTTCGGCTGACGGGGCCGGCGGGGCCGGACAACCTGATGGTCGAGGCGGTGAACTTGTCGCCGGTGGCGGCCGAGTTGGGCATTCTCAAGAGCGGGTCGCCGACGGCGCTGGAGGGAGACAACGTCGCGCCATTCACGCAGCCGGGCATTTTCAGCGCGCTGTATCGGCTGCGCGATGCCCTGCTTTCGGACAACTCATCGGAGATCACCGAGGCAGGCTCGCAGATCAACGCATTGCAGCGCGACATGGCGACGGTGCAGGGCCAGGTCGGCGCGGCGTCGAAGGCGATGCGCGATCGGTTGCAACAGACGGATGACGCGGTGGTAGCGACGCGCATCCTGTTGAGCGAACTGGAAGAAATTGACTACACGGAAGCGGTGACGCGGTTTCAGCAGGCGCAAACGGCGCTGCAGGCCAGCCTGTTGAGCAGCAGTCGAATATCCAATCTGTCGCTGTTGGACTTCCTGCAATGA
- the fliW gene encoding Flagellar assembly factor FliW has protein sequence MVIETSRFGGIEVDDQRFLNFPRGILGFPDDREFALIQTGENSAFYWMQAVHRPELAFVVCDPRMFLPDYQIAIKPEDLTQIGLSDTVGSQVFVIVNKVGETLTANLQGPLLINVATRVGKQLVLSEKKYTTRHELMKLPQRGVMARTA, from the coding sequence ATGGTCATTGAAACGTCACGGTTCGGAGGAATCGAAGTGGACGATCAACGCTTTTTGAATTTTCCGCGCGGCATTCTGGGTTTCCCCGACGATCGCGAATTCGCCCTGATTCAGACGGGCGAAAACAGCGCGTTCTACTGGATGCAGGCGGTGCATCGGCCGGAGCTGGCGTTCGTGGTGTGTGATCCGCGGATGTTCCTGCCGGACTACCAGATCGCGATCAAGCCGGAAGATCTGACGCAGATCGGCCTGTCGGACACGGTCGGTTCGCAGGTGTTTGTGATCGTGAACAAAGTGGGTGAGACGCTGACGGCGAACCTGCAGGGTCCGCTGTTGATCAACGTGGCGACGCGCGTGGGCAAGCAACTGGTGTTGTCGGAGAAGAAGTATACGACGCGCCATGAATTGATGAAGCTGCCGCAGCGCGGCGTGATGGCCCGGACGGCCTGA
- a CDS encoding hypothetical protein (Carbon storage regulator homolog), protein MLVLSRQRDETIMIGDDIEITIVDIRGDKVRLGITAPSHVAVHRKEVYDAIQRENRAAANIKPEDLPPDATRPGGNPPPGNGPRPPRGPRRG, encoded by the coding sequence ATGCTGGTACTTTCGCGACAGCGCGATGAAACGATCATGATTGGCGACGATATCGAGATTACTATTGTCGATATCAGAGGAGACAAGGTGCGCCTGGGGATCACGGCCCCCTCGCACGTCGCCGTGCACCGCAAGGAAGTATACGACGCGATCCAGCGGGAGAACCGCGCCGCGGCCAACATCAAGCCCGAGGATCTGCCTCCGGATGCGACGCGTCCGGGCGGCAATCCACCGCCGGGCAACGGGCCGCGGCCGCCGCGAGGACCGCGACGGGGTTGA
- the fliC gene encoding B-type flagellin — protein MSRINTNTASITAARELTRSNDRLLTSLERLSSGLRINRGADDPAGLIISQNLRSEIESVRQAVANSQRAANVIATTEGALNEVAALLNDIQAKIVEAANVGAVSDDEIRANQLQIDSAIESITRIANTTTFGGRKLLNGALGYVTSGVNNAQVTDLRINNVSFGTASYIPVTVNVIQSAQHASLQFQTSAITSDVTIELAGPNGVTSLSFIAGTAASAIGAAINLVSDATGVQASLINGANAASGIVLESIAYGSDAFVQVTELGGTSGVFSTVDESSNVVRRDNGRDVSATVNGASTLGKGLNLFLNTTSLSVELRLQEAFNTAGSSSFTITGGGAIFQLGPGVDTNQQVNIGVQSTAATNLGNLTIGYLSDIASGGAYSILNGGAKQAGEIAAEAIRQVSVIRGRLGAFEKNTLDTNVNQLRITLENLTSAESSIRDLDFAQETSNLTRNQILVQAGTSILAVANQTPQNVLSLLR, from the coding sequence ATGTCACGCATTAACACGAACACGGCCTCGATCACCGCGGCGCGCGAACTGACGCGCTCCAACGACCGATTGCTCACGTCGCTGGAGCGGCTCTCCAGCGGCTTGCGCATCAACCGCGGCGCCGACGACCCGGCAGGCCTGATCATCTCCCAGAACCTGCGGTCGGAAATCGAGAGCGTGCGCCAGGCTGTCGCCAACTCGCAGCGGGCCGCGAACGTGATCGCCACGACTGAAGGCGCGCTGAACGAGGTGGCCGCCCTGCTGAACGACATTCAGGCCAAGATTGTCGAAGCGGCCAACGTCGGCGCCGTCTCGGACGATGAAATCCGCGCCAATCAGCTGCAGATCGACTCGGCCATCGAGTCCATCACGCGCATCGCCAACACGACGACCTTCGGCGGGCGCAAGCTGCTCAACGGCGCGCTCGGATACGTCACCAGCGGCGTGAACAACGCGCAGGTGACCGACCTGCGCATCAACAACGTCTCATTCGGCACGGCCAGCTACATCCCGGTGACGGTCAACGTCATCCAGTCGGCCCAACATGCATCATTGCAATTCCAGACCAGTGCCATCACGTCGGATGTGACGATCGAGCTGGCCGGTCCGAACGGCGTCACGTCCCTTTCGTTCATCGCCGGCACGGCCGCCAGCGCGATCGGTGCGGCGATCAACCTTGTGAGCGATGCGACGGGCGTGCAGGCGTCGCTGATCAACGGCGCGAACGCCGCCAGCGGCATTGTGCTGGAGTCCATTGCCTACGGCAGCGATGCCTTTGTCCAGGTCACTGAACTGGGCGGCACCAGCGGCGTCTTCAGCACGGTGGATGAATCCAGCAACGTCGTCCGGCGCGACAACGGCCGTGACGTTTCGGCCACTGTCAACGGTGCCAGCACCCTCGGCAAGGGACTCAATCTCTTCCTGAACACGACGAGTCTGTCAGTCGAGCTGAGGCTGCAGGAGGCCTTCAACACGGCCGGGTCGAGTTCGTTCACGATCACCGGCGGCGGCGCGATCTTCCAGCTTGGACCCGGGGTCGACACCAACCAACAGGTGAACATTGGTGTTCAGTCAACCGCGGCGACCAATCTCGGAAACCTGACCATCGGCTACCTGTCGGACATTGCCAGCGGCGGCGCGTACTCGATTCTCAACGGCGGCGCGAAGCAGGCCGGTGAGATCGCCGCCGAGGCAATTCGACAAGTGTCGGTGATCCGCGGCCGGCTCGGCGCGTTCGAGAAGAACACGCTCGATACCAACGTGAACCAGCTTCGTATCACGCTGGAGAACCTGACCTCGGCGGAGTCGTCGATCCGCGATTTGGACTTCGCCCAGGAGACGAGCAACCTGACTCGCAATCAGATTCTGGTGCAAGCCGGGACGAGCATCCTGGCGGTGGCGAATCAGACGCCGCAAAACGTGCTGTCGCTGCTGCGGTAA
- the yliI gene encoding Soluble aldose sugar dehydrogenase YliI precursor, with amino-acid sequence MIRRMALGSILTVVALSTFSVAARGQQLTTVRVASGLTNPIFVTAPPGDTGRLFIVEQRGNPAATSARILVLDLTTNPPTLLGAPFHVVTGLATGNEQGLLGMAFDPNYLTNGRFYLNFTLSGGSGTTVIQRRVDSNPLDNVHTDAGGSPNTVISYAQPFSNHNGGWIGFSPVDGYLYIPTGDGGSACDPSQRAQDINSLFGKTLRLDVSGPAGYTNPAGNPYQGIAGLDEIWNLGLRNPWRCGFDRANGNLYIGDVGQNRREEIDIDPVGVSNRNYGWDCEEGFSCANLSSQCVGTTNGCACGAASLIDPVHDYDQTVGSRCAVTGGYVYRGCRMPGLQGTYFFADYCSGELWSMPAGGGAVTSRTAELAPGGGLAINLITSFGEDAQGELYICDQSGGEVFKIIPRGVGDTNGDNVVNLNDADSFALACVDPVAYALAFPGLDPFIRANMNGDCEVNGHDVVRFVKTLVP; translated from the coding sequence ATGATTCGACGAATGGCGCTTGGAAGCATTTTGACGGTGGTGGCGTTGTCGACGTTTTCGGTCGCGGCGCGCGGCCAGCAACTGACCACGGTTCGCGTAGCGAGCGGTCTCACCAACCCGATTTTCGTGACGGCCCCGCCCGGTGACACCGGCCGGCTGTTCATCGTCGAGCAACGCGGTAATCCTGCCGCCACCTCGGCTCGAATCCTCGTATTGGATCTCACGACGAACCCCCCGACGCTCCTTGGCGCTCCCTTTCATGTCGTGACGGGTCTCGCGACCGGCAACGAGCAAGGCCTGCTCGGCATGGCGTTCGATCCGAATTATTTGACGAACGGTAGGTTCTATCTGAACTTCACGCTCTCGGGCGGCAGTGGCACGACAGTTATTCAGCGACGCGTCGACTCGAATCCATTGGACAACGTGCACACCGACGCAGGGGGCAGTCCGAACACGGTCATCTCGTATGCCCAGCCGTTCAGCAATCACAACGGCGGCTGGATCGGCTTCAGTCCCGTGGACGGATATCTTTACATTCCGACCGGCGACGGCGGCAGCGCGTGCGACCCCAGCCAGCGGGCCCAGGACATCAATTCACTCTTTGGTAAGACGCTCCGCCTGGATGTCTCCGGCCCGGCCGGCTACACCAACCCGGCGGGCAACCCCTATCAGGGAATTGCCGGATTGGATGAAATCTGGAATCTCGGATTGCGCAATCCCTGGCGATGTGGATTCGATCGCGCGAACGGAAATCTCTACATCGGGGACGTCGGTCAGAATCGCCGCGAGGAGATCGACATCGACCCGGTCGGCGTCTCGAACCGCAATTACGGCTGGGACTGCGAAGAAGGCTTCAGTTGTGCCAATCTGTCGTCACAATGCGTCGGCACGACCAACGGCTGCGCCTGCGGCGCAGCGAGCTTGATCGACCCGGTTCATGATTATGACCAGACGGTCGGCTCGCGCTGTGCCGTCACCGGCGGCTACGTCTATCGCGGTTGCCGCATGCCCGGCTTGCAGGGAACCTACTTCTTCGCCGACTATTGCAGCGGCGAACTTTGGTCGATGCCGGCCGGCGGCGGTGCGGTCACGTCGCGCACGGCTGAACTGGCGCCCGGTGGCGGTCTGGCTATCAATCTGATCACCTCATTTGGCGAGGATGCCCAAGGCGAGTTGTATATCTGCGACCAGTCCGGCGGTGAAGTGTTCAAGATCATCCCGCGCGGTGTCGGCGACACGAACGGCGACAACGTCGTCAACCTGAACGACGCCGATTCGTTCGCGCTGGCCTGCGTCGATCCGGTGGCCTACGCACTGGCCTTTCCCGGGCTGGACCCGTTCATTCGGGCAAACATGAACGGCGACTGTGAAGTGAATGGGCACGATGTCGTGCGCTTCGTAAAGACGCTTGTGCCGTAA
- a CDS encoding Modification methylase Eco57IB, whose product MSRLVHTPDARSRRRALGQVFTPRLVADFMARWICANRPGRILDPALGEGVFVDAIQAIALRGGWSPRIDAFEIDRAVLSRSSDASHLVNEPAVAVRRSARLHGRAALRTRVEDFLLAGIPARYDAIIANPPYVRHHDFDYSEAILRQFDVLAGRRLSRATNLYGLFLVRIASLLSPGGRAAVITPAEWLNADFGVALKAHLLERNLIEALIQFDPALHVFQGALTTAVIVLLRRGRREGDSIRLMNVKSLDDLPAVNLRGARRMRREELDPSRKWSPLFVAASAAAQVGRTSRSVDKREAAGVITRLGDVAMCSRGIATGANAFFTLRESERRKWKIHLADVRLCITKAAQIRSHRLDAAALRRLVARDERVYLLHPRQPLHPAVKRYLAHGQSLGVDRRHLPSHRPVWYLPENRPPAPILISVFSRGDFRVVWNEARASNLTAYHGIYPRAGEGRGESDRAARRRAKQLFEYLRSPAGRRAIALHRRVYGGGLYKLEPRDVEAVSVPMGITAPSASPGSAVADERAPGACDERGVRGVSRMHHD is encoded by the coding sequence ATGTCGCGCCTGGTGCACACACCCGATGCCCGATCGCGCCGCCGCGCGTTGGGGCAGGTCTTCACGCCCCGGCTCGTCGCCGACTTCATGGCGCGATGGATCTGCGCGAACCGCCCCGGGCGCATTCTTGACCCTGCACTGGGAGAAGGCGTCTTCGTTGATGCGATTCAGGCAATCGCGCTTCGTGGCGGATGGTCCCCGCGCATCGACGCATTTGAGATTGATCGCGCGGTTCTGTCACGATCGTCCGACGCGAGCCATTTGGTCAACGAGCCCGCCGTAGCGGTTCGTCGCTCCGCCCGCCTTCATGGACGCGCGGCGTTGCGTACGCGCGTAGAAGATTTTCTTCTCGCCGGCATCCCGGCTCGCTACGACGCGATCATCGCCAACCCGCCCTATGTGCGGCATCATGACTTTGATTACAGTGAAGCGATCCTGCGGCAGTTCGACGTGCTGGCGGGTCGGCGGCTGTCGCGTGCGACGAATCTGTATGGCTTGTTTCTAGTGCGCATCGCGTCGTTGCTTTCGCCGGGCGGTCGCGCGGCCGTCATCACGCCGGCGGAATGGCTCAACGCGGACTTCGGCGTGGCGCTGAAGGCGCACCTGCTGGAGCGCAATCTGATCGAGGCTCTCATCCAATTCGACCCGGCCTTGCATGTCTTCCAGGGTGCGCTGACGACGGCGGTCATCGTGTTGCTGCGGCGCGGGCGGCGCGAGGGTGATTCAATCAGGCTCATGAACGTCAAGTCGCTGGATGATCTCCCGGCGGTGAACTTGCGCGGCGCTCGACGCATGCGGCGAGAAGAACTGGACCCGTCGCGGAAGTGGTCGCCGCTGTTTGTCGCCGCGAGCGCCGCGGCGCAGGTGGGGCGAACGTCGCGATCTGTCGACAAGCGGGAGGCGGCCGGTGTTATCACGCGACTGGGTGATGTGGCGATGTGCTCGCGCGGCATCGCCACCGGGGCGAACGCCTTCTTCACGCTGCGCGAGTCCGAACGACGCAAATGGAAAATCCATCTCGCCGACGTGCGTTTGTGCATCACCAAGGCGGCGCAAATTCGCAGTCACCGGCTTGATGCGGCAGCGCTGCGGCGGCTCGTGGCGCGAGATGAAAGGGTCTATCTTCTACATCCTCGGCAGCCGCTTCATCCCGCGGTGAAGCGCTACCTCGCGCACGGCCAATCGCTGGGCGTGGATCGTCGCCACCTGCCGAGTCATCGGCCGGTCTGGTATCTGCCGGAGAATCGCCCGCCCGCGCCGATTCTGATCAGTGTCTTCTCGCGCGGCGATTTTCGGGTCGTCTGGAACGAGGCCCGCGCGAGCAACCTGACCGCGTATCATGGCATCTATCCTCGCGCCGGCGAGGGTCGCGGCGAAAGCGATCGAGCCGCTCGCCGGAGGGCGAAGCAATTGTTTGAGTACCTGCGGAGTCCAGCAGGCCGGCGCGCGATTGCGCTGCACCGTCGCGTTTATGGCGGCGGCCTGTACAAGCTTGAACCGCGTGACGTGGAGGCAGTGAGCGTGCCGATGGGAATCACAGCCCCGAGCGCGAGTCCTGGATCCGCCGTGGCGGACGAGCGGGCACCAGGTGCCTGCGATGAGCGCGGAGTGCGCGGCGTTTCTCGTATGCATCATGATTGA
- the yxeP gene encoding putative hydrolase YxeP gives MQVHRLIGLFFVHAIIAMGVVALPSAADDRAGAGAKSADATTLGEIDKRIDSSLPQWLDFYKTCHANPELSLHEQESAARIAAAFKKAGLTVTENFGGHGVVGVLENGKGPTVLIRGDMDALPIIEDTGVPYASKVKVELGDGSHVGVMHACGHDVHQTVLVATAQMLAGMKDHWHGRAVFVAQPAEEIGRGAAMMIDAGLFEKFGKPSACIALHVSHEIPAGTIGYTSGWVYANVDSVDITIHGRGGHGAYPHQAVDPIVTGAQVVVALQTIVSRRMNPQEPGVITVGSFHAGSKHNVIPDEAKLQLTVRSYKPEARKLLLDSIRQIAMDVCKAAGCPKPPTVTVLEQDHTPASYNDPALTAFAVGAFGVVFGKDAVLERPASMGGEDFGQFASRSGAPGFMFNIGTVSAEAYAASKQPGADPLPSVHSAKFAPVPEPTLRTGVRAMTTLAMCLLNKEEK, from the coding sequence ATGCAAGTTCACAGGTTGATCGGGCTGTTCTTCGTTCATGCGATCATCGCGATGGGGGTAGTCGCCCTGCCATCGGCCGCCGATGATCGCGCCGGCGCTGGCGCGAAGTCCGCGGACGCGACCACGCTTGGTGAAATCGACAAGCGGATCGACTCTTCGCTGCCCCAGTGGCTCGATTTCTACAAGACCTGTCACGCGAACCCCGAGCTATCGCTTCATGAGCAGGAGTCGGCCGCGCGAATCGCCGCCGCATTCAAGAAGGCTGGCCTCACCGTCACTGAGAATTTTGGCGGACACGGTGTCGTCGGCGTGCTGGAAAACGGCAAGGGGCCGACTGTATTGATTCGCGGCGACATGGATGCATTGCCGATCATCGAGGACACGGGTGTGCCCTATGCGAGCAAGGTAAAGGTGGAACTGGGCGACGGCTCGCACGTCGGCGTCATGCACGCCTGCGGTCACGACGTGCACCAGACGGTTCTCGTGGCAACTGCCCAGATGCTCGCGGGCATGAAGGATCATTGGCATGGCCGCGCGGTGTTTGTGGCGCAGCCCGCCGAGGAGATCGGCCGCGGCGCGGCAATGATGATCGATGCGGGTCTGTTTGAGAAGTTCGGCAAGCCCAGCGCCTGCATCGCTCTGCACGTGTCTCACGAGATTCCCGCCGGCACCATCGGCTACACGTCGGGCTGGGTTTATGCCAACGTTGATTCGGTGGATATCACCATTCACGGTCGCGGCGGCCACGGGGCCTATCCGCATCAGGCGGTGGACCCGATCGTGACCGGGGCACAGGTCGTGGTGGCGTTGCAGACGATTGTCAGTCGCCGCATGAATCCGCAGGAGCCGGGCGTCATCACCGTCGGCTCGTTTCACGCAGGCAGCAAGCACAATGTGATCCCGGATGAGGCGAAGCTGCAGTTGACCGTTCGGTCGTACAAGCCCGAAGCGCGGAAGCTGCTGCTCGACTCGATTCGACAGATTGCGATGGATGTCTGCAAGGCGGCGGGCTGCCCGAAGCCGCCGACCGTGACGGTGCTGGAGCAAGATCACACACCGGCGAGTTACAACGACCCAGCGCTGACGGCTTTTGCGGTCGGTGCGTTCGGCGTTGTGTTCGGCAAGGATGCGGTACTGGAGCGGCCGGCGAGCATGGGCGGGGAGGACTTCGGTCAGTTCGCGTCGCGATCGGGCGCGCCGGGGTTCATGTTCAACATCGGCACGGTGAGCGCGGAGGCGTACGCGGCATCGAAGCAGCCCGGGGCCGACCCGCTGCCGAGCGTGCATTCGGCGAAGTTCGCGCCGGTCCCCGAGCCGACGCTGCGAACTGGCGTGCGGGCGATGACGACGCTGGCGATGTGCCTGTTGAACAAGGAAGAAAAGTAG